One segment of Ziziphus jujuba cultivar Dongzao chromosome 12, ASM3175591v1 DNA contains the following:
- the LOC107428316 gene encoding arabinogalactan O-methyltransferase 2 — MKNRNPVMERPWFLVMSLACLVAAGLLIASFIRGGDKLQLCSLPNTKTQISNDYVPTAMQLQAILHYATSKVVPQQSVGEIKVSFNVLKNLAPCNFLVFGLGHDSFMWASFNPRGTTLFLEEDPKWVQTVLKNAPQLRAFTVNYRTHLREADRLLSSYRSESLCSPSTAVLRGNTGCRLALHNLPKEVYDKEWDLIMIDAPRGYFPEAPGRMAAIYSAAVMARNRKGSGVTHVFLHDVDRKVEKTFAEEFLCRKYLVKAVGRLWHFEIPSAANVSLSGQSGASFC; from the coding sequence ATGAAGAATCGAAATCCTGTGATGGAGAGGCCATGGTTTCTGGTTATGAGTCTGGCTTGTTTGGTTGCGGCGGGGCTGTTGATAGCCAGTTTTATCCGAGGCGGAGATAAGTTACAGCTGTGCTCGCTTCCAAACACCAAAACTCAAATCTCGAACGACTACGTGCCGACGGCTATGCAACTCCAAGCGATCCTCCACTACGCCACGTCGAAGGTCGTGCCGCAACAATCAGTGGGCGAGATCAAGGTCTCGTTCAACGTCCTCAAGAACCTCGCCCCTTGCAACTTCCTCGTCTTTGGCCTCGGACACGACTCGTTCATGTGGGCCTCGTTCAATCCGCGTGGCACCACGCTATTCCTCGAGGAGGACCCGAAGTGGGTCCAGACCGTGCTCAAGAACGCTCCACAACTCCGGGCATTCACGGTCAACTACCGAACGCATCTCCGGGAAGCAGACCGCCTCCTCTCCTCGTACCGCTCCGAAAGTCTCTGTTCGCCGTCGACGGCGGTGCTACGTGGCAACACGGGGTGCAGATTAGCGCTGCATAATCTTCCCAAGGAGGTGTACGATAAGGAATGGGACCTGATCATGATCGACGCGCCGCGGGGCTATTTTCCAGAAGCTCCGGGTCGGATGGCGGCGATCTACTCGGCGGCAGTGATGGCGAGGAACAGGAAAGGATCGGGTGTGACGCACGTGTTCCTGCACGACGTTGATCGGAAGGTGGAGAAGACGTTTGCCGAGGAGTTTCTTTGCCGGAAGTACTTGGTCAAGGCGGTGGGAAGGCTATGGCACTTTGAGATTCCTTCCGCTGCTAACGTAAGCCTGTCTGGTCAAAGTGGCGCTAGTTTCTGCTAA
- the LOC107428273 gene encoding uncharacterized protein LOC107428273, whose protein sequence is MGNNIEEKVVVNGKFKDEEDGIEELASASLLKSPSPDGRPSSMIINKARTMIPAHLIAEAISTLHGLDLRWSGPITPSEMQYVQQYIFAKYPQYCNGLVEVEENFGYDNLSTNEYQSSSETPPHEKSKSPKGFSVPKESSSLSFSSVLSDLDNTQLESSKLLDILTKKCSFQGNFVSIPEVQARNRALKHCGLAQEDYLVLFMANYKDAMMMIGKSYPFFKGNFYMTIINEGLDCIREFAAQKEAKVIPAPETWLNLRIKGSQLSQYFRRKCKHSPKGLFSYPASVNETRYSMHWVSEAHRNSWHVLLDATGLVFGEDRLSLALHRPDFVLCSLSNTHAQPSMITCLLVRRKSFDALAIAV, encoded by the exons ATGGGAAATAACATAGAAGAAAAGGTCGTCGTGAATGGCAAATTTaag GACGAAGAAGATGGAATTGAGGAattagcttcagcttctctacTAAAGTCACCAAGCCCAGATGGCAGACCAAGCAGCATGATTATCAAT AAAGCACGCACGATGATCCCAGCTCACTTGATAGCTGAAGCCATTTCAACACTCCATGGTCTTGATCTAAGATGGTCAGGTCCAATAACACCAAGTGAAATGCAATATGTTCAGCAATATATCTTTGCCAAATACCCACAATATTGCAATGGTTTAGTGGAAGTGGAAGAAAATTTTGGCTATGATAATCTTTCTACAAATGAATACCAATCTTCTTCAGAAACCCCACCCCATGAAAAGTCCAAGTCTCCAAAAGGTTTTTCAGTGCCAAAAGAGTCTTCCTCCTTATCTTTTAGTAGTGTTCTTTCTGATCTTGATAACACCCAATTAGAGTCTTCAAAACTCCTCGACATCCTCACCAAGAAATGCTCATTTCAAGGGAATTTTGTTTCAATCCCTGAAGTCCAAGCTCGAAACCGAGCTTTGAAGCACTGTGGGTTAGCACAGGAGGATTACTTGGTCCTTTTCATGGCCAACTACAAAGATGCTATGATGATGATAGGAAAGAGTTACCCTTTTTTCAAGGGAAATTTCTATATGACCATTATTAACGAAGGGTTGGATTGCATTAGAGAATTTGCAGCTCAGAAAGAAGCAAAAGTAATTCCTGCACCAGAAACTTGGTTGAATCTGAGGATAAAAGGTTCACAGCTTAGTCAGTATTTCAGAAGGAAATGCAAACATAGCCCAAAAGGACTTTTTTCATATCCGGCAAGTGTGAATGAGACTAGATATTCCATGCATTGGGTATCGGAGGCACATAGGAATTCTTGGCATGTTCTTCTTGATGCAACAGGTTTGGTCTTTGGGGAAGATAGACTTTCTCTTGCTCTCCATAGGCCTGACTTTGTGCTTTGCTCTCTTAGTAATACTCATGCTCAGCCGTCTATGATTACTTGCCTTCTGGTTAGGAGAAAGTCGTTTGATGCTTTGGCCATTGCCGTTTAG